AACGCATAATGCCATTTGAGCAATCTGAAAATGGTGAATGACCGATTTGTTTGGAAACTGTTCCTTTGTATTGAAGGATGTTGGGAATTAATGTCTATCGTACATCATTGAGTAATGTTTGCTGAATTATTAATAAAGGAACATTGATCTAAAACAAGTGTATCGGAGTGAAAAAttgagaaataaataaatataattTGACCACatttagtatgtacatgtatggataTACAGGTTTGCTTTAGTTGAATTGGTGTTGTTAGTTTTGTCAGAGATATCCCCAAGTTTGTAGTCAGTGATCGTTTTCAGAAAAGAGTTCTGTTCCTGTggtattgttttcaaaatttgatgtTGAGATTGTCCGAGTTGTCACCTGGTGcttttttgtttacattgctCCTTATTGAACCTGCCATTTACAAACTACTAACTCTGTATGAATCCACAAAATATGTACTGTTCAGCAACTGCGTATATGTCAAATGCATTAATAAGAAAGGGATGTGCTGTTTCCTCCCTTTGATGTacttcagaccgccattttgcATTACATAATTTGTGAATTGATTAATTTAAAAAGTTTGACTTGAAATGCAGGGCCAAGTGTTTTTGGCGTCCCTGTGTATTGTCGATTCAAACACTGTAACATGTGCTTTCAGGCATACCTACTTTACATTGTAACCAACTTGAATTTCTGATGTAGAAGTTCTACATTCACGTTGAGCTTTCAAAAATACCAAAGCAGATTTAGTAGTACCAGTAATAGTGTAAATCCAGCATTTAATTTCTGTGTTCATCTTCATCTTGTGCTCATATTGTGCACAGACGCGTAAAGTTACAGTTTTATCTAGTTCTATGTTTATATAGATTTGTTAATATTTTACATCAGGGGCAATAAAATACTCAAGATTACTAAAATTATTATCTTCTTGTTATCATTTATTCGAAAAGTCTGCATATCCATAAGACTGCTCTCTTTTGAACTTATTTCAGGTTCCCTGGTACAACCAATTGGAATGCCCAATAAGCCTAACAGGTTCATTTTCTGTTGGGGCATCTTTCGTCTAGTGTCCTGGAGTTAgtcaaaaaaacaacattaatGGACATCAGAGTTGCCCTCTCCATAAGTAGACTTTACTGGGACTGAGCAGGAATCCAACcagggacctcagaggtgacagccACTGATGTTTCCATTGCACCACTCTGATAGCCCAAACAAACAGATATTCCGTGGCACATTCACGTTATAAAAACAAGAAGACATTCATTAGGTACATGGGTTTATTTCAGAAAACTATTGACATTAAGACAACTTCGCTTTTGAGGCAACCAAACTAATCagccacatacatgtactactcaATTTCTTAACTCTTCCTACTCTCACCACTCTCCTTGCAGTCGTCCTTGACTTCACTGAAGATGACCTTTCCAAACGGCCTTACACTGAGAACATTTGGCCATACCTGATGCACACTGCCTAATACCCTTCTGTATTTCAGAGCTTTTGATGGACTGAAGTGTTCAAGCTGACCTGCTACAAGAAGGCCAGCTGTCTGAGAGTCATATCTTTTTCACAACACCTTGCCAATATTCGTGTTCACGATTGTTAATGTGTGCATTCAATTCATCAGGGAGTTACTCCATCCTGTTGTAGTGAGTCAATAATGAGAACAGAATATTTGTAGGCTTTGAATCCACAAACTGTAGGCTAACTGGCTAATTCAGGCTCTGCTGTGGGTGGTTTGATGTGCTCGGGTAGTCTTTCAATACGATGCTGAAAGAATATTGAAATATTAATTGACTTTATGAGAAAGGGAGAACCACAACTTACATCTCAATGTGAACAAAGGCCTTTTCCTTTAAAATCACTATTTTAACATCAATCACTCTGTTTGCAGTGCAAGCATTAACCGCAGACACATTCATATAAATCAAGAAGCGAGCCATATTGTCAGgcattgtcaacaaaattgGCCAAATCTGATAATTTAAAAGCATTCTTTTTTCCTCCTTTTTGTTCATTACAAAGATTTTATGCCTACCTTAGTCACTTTCATGGATACTCCTTCAGGTAAATTTCTTTGAATATATTCGAGAAATGTATCCGCTGTTGAACCAGTTATATTTTTTATCTAGAAAGATAGTAAGTGTTAgggtttggccaacattttagaaTCAACCTTGTGGTGTTTGGCGAGACAACAAATACTACCAGGCAAGAATTGAAGAGTTGTAAATATGCTTCGCAGATTTTGATAAATTCACTAAACTGGGGACCAAATGCAGACTTCATCTTTGATTGTGTCATAACTGCCCAACAACTGTGTGAAGTTTTACACTCTTACAAAGGGCAGGTGAAATAAAATCAGACACTGTAGTCTGGGCCTTTAAGCAAGATGTATCTATATTTCCTAGTAGCCATACTTACattgaatattttgaaatgtgtCCTCATTTCATACTGAACCCTGTGTTTCTTGTAAATGTGTACAGATTTGAGCATAGTCATTTTGTGAATGTGTTTTGGTGGTGTCTCACTGGAAGAAAAGGCATTCCATTAAAACTTCTGCATTAAATTCAATAACCAGTAATTCACCTTAGAAATATAATTTTGTGAATGTGTTTTGGTGGTGTCTCACTGGAAGAAAAGGCATTCCATTAAACTTCTGCATTAAATTCAATAACCAGTAATTCACCTTAGAAATATAATTCTAATACTATTGGTATTTAAGACAAAATCAACGAGATATTACTTACACGCTATCTAGACTAATTTCCAGTAGTTTGGAGGCAGTGGTGACATAGGATTCATAACTCCTTAAAACTTCCGGATCGTGACCTCCTACTTCAATAATAAGCTTTTTATACAAGGCATCTTCCTCTGCCTCACCGGCTGCCTGTAAAAATAAACACACGAAATACataataattaatttttcacattttctgtgAAATTTTTCTATATTCTTATGTTGATATGATATCACTGAAGTGTTTATTCTTccaaagatgtacatgtaaaattgtAGTTAAATGGCTATCCTTGTAGTATAGCTTGGTTAGATTGATGGCTAAACAGCCAGAATTTTCCTGTTGCTTTTTTAATCTTTTTGTTTTTCCTCAAACTACTCACTTGATGCATCTAATAAATTTAAAGAAGCACCTGTATTTAATCAAAAATGAGTCAGCAACATGTACACAACCAAGATTTTGGCAACAACTCACCTCATTTGTTGTGGAGAGATGTCGAATAAATGTCCCAACTGCTGGAAAAGTTTCTGGCCATCTGGAAGATGTTGGTAAACAGTCTTTTCTCAACTGTGACGTCTGTTTAACAACCGGCCcctgaaaaaaatgaataaaagcaCTTAGATTCAGAAAGCACAGGAAAAACTTCAACCAGGGAATTGTGGCTCTCTATCAATCTCAATCAAAAGACAATGTCACGCATTCAATGTGACACAATCTGATTCAAAGCTAGTCAAGCATGCATTGGCCATTGCGAGCCTCGTAAACATAATGCGGCTCCCCAGCCTTTTTTTCATATATCACTTTCTTCTAATACATACTATCATCAATCATGTAAAAATGTAATCATGATTCATTCATGCATGTAATCATAAATCATGTAACTGCAGTGTACATAGCGGcctgtacataaatgtacatggagtatAGGGCAAATGTTTAAAGTGCTTTGGGGACATTATTAGAAATGCGAATTAAACCAAAAGTATTCATATTGACGAGGAATAAGTTatgttttagaaaaaaacattaaCCGTACCAAATTTCGAAAATATCTCGACGTTAGAGCCAGACAAGTTTGTCCCAACCGGGTGCGATTTGCTAACATGGAGGCTGACATCTTGAAACTCCGCAGACATATTGGATTTTTATTTTCTTAATCAATTTTAAAATCTGTTGTGTACTATTTTCATCAACATGAATAAATGAGATGGCCTGCAACACTATCATATTTATGTAAAGTATAATTTTTATGGCAATTACTCtttatttaaatatttttcgacGAATTAAAGCGATGAATATATTTACTCCGAA
Above is a window of Lineus longissimus chromosome 3, tnLinLong1.2, whole genome shotgun sequence DNA encoding:
- the LOC135484966 gene encoding small ribosomal subunit protein uS10m-like, whose product is MLANRTRLGQTCLALTSRYFRNLGPVVKQTSQLRKDCLPTSSRWPETFPAVGTFIRHLSTTNEAAGEAEEDALYKKLIIEVGGHDPEVLRSYESYVTTASKLLEISLDSVETPPKHIHKMTMLKSVHIYKKHRVQYEMRTHFKIFNIKNITGSTADTFLEYIQRNLPEGVSMKVTKHRIERLPEHIKPPTAEPELAS